GGGAATTATTCATTTGCCATTTTCTAATTTGGactaatagtttttgaaagaaaatgtatttttcggAATGAATATGATTGGAGAATTAATTATTggggagaaaaaaaattgggaaaattGGTAGCGATTCGGTCTAATGATTCGGACCATGAGATATaaaaactaatggacagcgcttagagagaggTCTAGGGTACGATATAGAGTTAAATAGAAAAGAGAACGTGAGGgtaatatagtattagtttcaTACTTCAATGATTACCCTTTTTATGTTCtctctcttttctctcttcGTTCTTTCTTTATCTTATATGATTCCCATGCATTGGCAGGGCGaagtggaatgcgctgtccattagtttatatgTCTATGGTATAGACAGACCCGTACAGTATTTATTGTatcaataagttgttattgagtaggtaccacagaatattgtatttgtacattgttttcatagtaaaatcaatattttatcgaCATCATTTACTTTTTTTCTTGAAGATTTTTCTCgcatgaaaacaatttttttcaactattaattctattaatttgtatttttaatgccttaaaataagtattaagacaaatataggtacattaatgtTTGGTCTCAGCATAATTCTAGTTTAGCAACCtatcgatttttaaaattttttttttccataatgtgtgttttataagaatgtaaaaaaaagccggacaaacttcgttttgaagttattgatgaaaattttcaaaaacttcatTTTTTCGTTACacgcatttttttaaaaaaatatacttttaacatttttattgaccCTACTTGAGGTGGTTTTGCATAGGAagtcgagggatattttcgattttcggAGCGGAGCGACCGCGCTGAGGAGCTTAGCGACGAGTGTTGCAACACGCGTATAAGCATTTCCCATACCACacgtgtaatttttttagtttaattttcacatttttgcatttttattgacCCTGTTACCTCCTTGAGGTGGGTTTGCATAGCAAGTCGAGAGATATTTACAATTTGCGGGGAGGAGCGTAACGACAAGTGCCGCAACACGCTTATAGGCATTGCCCATACCACACGCGAAAACTTCAAAAGCATGTATGTTAGGTAAGTTTTGATTTTACCAATCTATTAAGCGTTAAAAAccacacattttgaaaaaaatttaaaaattgtcaattctaagtatattttttaaacaaaattcgcGTAacgaaaaaattaagtttttgaagttttttatcAATAACTTCAAAACGAAGTTTTTCCgggctttttttttacattcttataGAACACcctaaaacacacattttggaaaaaaaaaatttttaaaaatcgacaGGTTGCTAAACTAGAATCGTTCCTTGGTCTCTCTTCACTTCATCTCTTccacaataattatgtttttctcCTTGTAGCTTATCAAGAGAATTTGCTAATGGCtctaacaataaacaatacTCCTCTAAAAATACCCATTCATTACCTTTAAGTTTGTTCaactttaaaatatcaaatagtgtcactatttttttcttatgatccaaaatttttttaatagcatcATATTTTGAGTTCCACCTTGTCACGGCAGGAATAGGAAATTTACAGTTGCAATGTTCTACTACTTTATCAGATGCCATTGTACTTCTACTTAATAAGTTCCAGAACGTTTGTAGTTTGTTAAAAGTTTTTGTAGATAAACTGATATAGGTTTCATCTgaaattttagaaatatcagaaGTAGCAATTAAGTTCAACGAATGAGCTACACAAGTAATATGTTTAGGTAAACAATAGCTATTATCATGTTCTTGCTCTTGGACTTcttgattataaaaaattgaaccaACATCAATTCTTTCAATATTCTCGTTTCCGTTTTCAGATTCAGAGTCTGAATTGTCAACTATAGTATCACTACTAGATtcatcagaatttaaattaccAATGTCATAATTTGCTGTTGAATTATCTGAAGAAGTAATTGAACTTGAGAAGGTGCGAAAACATTTACCGAAGTTACTAGCGTTGTCTGTAATTATATGAGTGACTTTTGAGTTGGTTATACAGTATGTATCCATTACTTCAGTTATGACCTTGGCGATGGCTAGAAAATTATGAGTCCCTATTATCCTTCGGCTACCAAGAACATACGAATGACGTTTATATGTATTTTCTTCAATATAGTGACAAGTCATGCccatataacttttattatttgcaCTCCAGATGTCTGCTGTTATGCAAATGTAACTCTGTTTTTCTATTAAATCGgtcatcatatttataaatgttgaatacCTTAATTTCAAATCATTAGCCAATTGTCTTCGATTAGGAAATAGGAAGTAATGATGAATCGGTTATTCCAGCTAATTCCATGACTAGTCTTCGAAAAGCAGGCTTTTCACAGCAAATGAGGGGTCTCATTTCTTGCATAATGTAATCAAATACAATACCTTTCACCTAAAATaagtacaaattaataaattgtagaacaattaatttaaaaacacataatatcattaaataaaacataatacttgagttatttaattttacaatttgttttcattGGGTTCTAATTTATGTGAacctttttaattaaaaaattgtgtttttattacataatagaaagttatataaattaacaacatacaatttaatttttaatttttacttatatgtattaaaaacaatagcaatttttttttttaaatgaagatAATAAAGGTTTTGAgggttagttttaaatttaacccAAAAAcgtacaaatacataataaggtCCGGATTATGCTAAACATGTTCTTAATATAGGATTAGTTAAATTAGTATTGAGCTTATAACGAGTACAATAGGTATGATTTGGTAGTATAATGGTATATTTATGCTTAAataataaggtacctataaacatattataataaataatgcgaagtaatgtttaatattttcaattatattctatagtgTATTTGTAACGAATGGTCTTGGCTTCTAGAAAAGATATTTTACTAAGGAGTTTAAAGTGGTCTCGAgttcattgatattttatatgtatttgatAAGCGGAACCAcataatgtaattactaattagtaattacatatgTAACTATAGATTGTATTAGAGCATAGTATAAGTACctctaccatattattattcaaaatatttttaagatgttaaatacataaacattttttcttaaattaataataacttatacattTAGACAATCATCAATATTCAGacctaaatatttaactgtatttGTCTTAAAAATAGCTGGGCAAACACTTTCTAAGTTATTGTCATCACGTTTACAAAAttcattagttaaataaatttttaatttctaaatgtgaattatttttaatttttaattgcaaaAATGTCCCCAAACGCCAAACCCTTTACACTGTATATTAAcatatatgtatgtactataTTTTAACACAAGTGAACAGTTgcatattaagaaaataaactttcacaactattttaacataatttatctgTCCAGTAAAGTTTTTACTAAACAAATTAGTTATTTACcatgtataggtactaggtactataaaaaaacaactcTCTGAATATGTtcccaaaattaataattaaaagcaaaaatacttgtattatgtataaaaatttggcaattattttagtttataataagtaataactagattaattatacaatttacctgTTGTTTTGATAGTTTAGTAGATCGTTTGCCCTGTAATTCTGCATGCGTTGTTACCATTGATTTCTTTGCACGTTTTCGAGCCTCTTCAACTTTCGGAAtcaatgttttatgtttatactaaaaatttaaaatcacaaatatttatttctgtttggtatactaataattattgcagttattgcattaaaaattaaaactatacgagtataatagtacactgtatattactatacttaattattaggtatatagttacTTTTAAGTGACTTAAGAAGTTTCCTGTGGACAATTTTTGTCCTTGAATGATTTTGGGACAATTTTTACATTGTGCAGTCAATTTTAATCCATCTTCtttaataacagtaaaaaattgACCATCTAATAAGTATGATTTAATCAAAGGTTCTTCAGATAACTTCGGTAGATCTTgttcttgaatatttttatttttaccaggaTCGTCTTCTTCTTCCTCTCGAAGACGTTGTTTTTTCAACTGACTTGCGTCATTTTTATCAGCAGTCAATACTAAAAATCTCCGCATAGTAAAAAATACTTGATCACAGATTCactaaattcaattattaaactttaataagaACACGCGTACGGTACTACGGTGAGTCGACTtccaatatataacataataaatattataatatgtcccaCGATTCACGAGGTAGTTgtacgactataataatatttcagctACTTGCTGTTTGTTGATATTGTTGGGACGTGATCCAATAGGTCTACTATACTCCGCGCCACGAGAGAATGCATACGGCGGCCCACCAAAACACGTTCTTTTTCGCGCATCCCCACCACTTTACCAGCACGATCGCCACCCGTCGGAGCTCTACGGAGCACATCGATTTTGTCGGCAGGTGTGTACACTGCGATTAcaacaacaaacattttttcatcacGTCGTTAGTCGTTTACCGATTTTCGTTTATCAACGTTTCCTATTTTGCGcccgtttttttgttttttacttgccaattttacatttttaactctgTCAATACAATGGACGAAGACTGTGGATCCATCAACATTTCACCGATGAAAAGAAATCCTCGTGGAAAAGtaagatttttaaaacatttatttaataggatgtcagcgcactgttttttttgtctctgGCCCATGCGCAACATAGGCAAAACatatttacgcagaatcattttttttaatgtttttgtgtaattttagagtaaatcacctattacaaaaacgatatagaataatatttttgagggtatgacaCATCGATTTAccttaatatagttttaaatcaatttaaacattatttacatgtactttttttttgaagtcgtatacaaagtaaaataacaatgaaatataaaaatgatatgtcatactaaaaaaatctcgaaaatgtaataattataatacaaataatcattAGAATTAGTtattcgaatatattatatgaaaatatttacttttcatttttttttcaatatgtttttttaatgttcaataaatttttattttttagtttgttgGTTCTCGACAGAAATTGATGATCGTAAACCTTTACAAGACTAAAATGGCTAAGCAAGACAATGCAGACGGCCCAAAATTAAAAGCGAAGGAGATTATTAAGCAAATATCCGAAGAGAGTGGTATAGGGCAAAGGACAGTGAGTGTTACTCTATCGGAATACCGAAATAAAGGCAGTGTATCATCACCTAACAAAACCAAAATCCGACCAACTGTTACGGAAAAAGTTGATGATTTTGACCAAAATGCCATTAGGAAAAAAGTACACGAGTTTTGGCACAGGCGAGAAATTCCAActttaaagaaaattttaactACGGTCAACGAAGATACAACATTACCAAATTTTTCCGAAACAACATTACGTAGACTTTTAAAACATCTCAATTTTGAGTATGTTCGAAAATCTCGTAATAGCGCTCTTATTGAACGAATTGATATTGTGTGTTGGCGTCGAAGGTACTTGGAGTCCATAAAAGAATACCGTCAGTTAGGTAGACCCATCTATTATCTGGACGAGACATGGGTGAATGCTGGTGAAACCACATCGAAAACATGGGTCGATAAAACTGTGAAGTCACCACGAGACGCATTCCTAAGAGGATTAACGACTGGACAAAAGGAACCGTCCGGTAAAGGAAAACGTCTCATCGTGGTACACATAGGTTCATCTGACGGCTTTGTTGTTGGtggattattatgttttgaatcgaaaaaaaatacagacGATTACCACGATGAGATGAACGGTGATACCTTTTATGACTGGTTCGCCAACATTTTACCGCTACTTCGTGAAAATGCCGTTATAGTCATGGACAACGCGTCGTATCATTCTGTGAAGAAGCACACGTTTCCAGTAAGATCTTGGAAAAAACAAGACATCATTGATTGGTTGACAGATAAAGGCGAGGTAATAGATAAACCAATGGTCAAGGAACAACTGTTGGATCGAGcgcaaattttaaaatcacagTATAATGAATATGTGATAGACGAATTGGCGAAATCTGCAAATAAAACTGTGTTACGCCTACCCCCGTATCACTGTGAATTAAATCCAATAGAACTTGCGTGGGCGTCGGTGAAAAATTATGTTAGAATGAACAATcgtacttataaaattaatgacgTTAAGAAATTATTAGAAGAAGGAGTCGAACGGGTTACGCCCGATATGTGGAAGAACTTTGTTGGCCATATCATTAAGGTAGAAGATAAATTCTGGGAGGTAGATTTTATATCCAACGAATTGTTAGATGCTGAAGTAACACCACACGTTCTAACAATTACGGGTGACACGTCTGATTCATATTCCGATtccgattaaattaatataatatttttaattttgtatttttgtattatgtatttgtatatattatatatttttatttgtattatgtatttatatgcactgacaataaatgattaatttgtaattttgttatgtttaattatttgcgattttgataaaagaaaataccaaaaaaataggTCTTGATTTTTGGTATACAAACATAAATTGAATGGTACCAGGTAAATAATACtacaggtaaataataataaaaattatacgaatataagtaaataataataaaaattatacgaatataagtaaataataataataataataatatttatacgtaaatACGCGACACGGCTCGTGTTTCTATTGTGTTACTTGAACCGCTGTATGCAGAGACCAGTTGCCGCATGGTGGGGACATTTGGCCTCGAGACAGCGGAGCGCAGTCATTTGGATGCGCGTGCCGTATGCATTCTCTCGTGGCGCGGAGTATAGATACTAGATACTCCTACcatttatgtttataacatcgttgataataattaataaatacttatgtctattattgtacattttataaccaatgataataatactaaagCCCGATTCACACTAGTACGACACGACACGTCACGTCACGGCACGACACGAcacgacaaaatattataaacattgtctGTAATGGCGTAATTCACATATGTAAGGACCGACCACGACAGACACGGACCGTACCGACAAGACATCCTCGACAAGAATGTTTTGCCGTGTCGTGTCGCTGCCTGTCCATGTCTGTCCGTACAATGtgaatacaaaaacaatttctgTCCGACAATATCCGTCAATTGATGTCAATTTGTTTTCGGATGCCACTGGGTCCACAAcatactttcaaatttttttattgcaatttaaaaaaaaaaaacaatggatTTAGAGATGCTTATTGAGTTGGTTAGAGAAAGAAAATGTTTGTATGATAtgagtgaaaaaaattatagtgacCACATGCTAAAAGAAAATTTATGGAGAGAAATTGCAAGCTCATTAAAACAAccaggtaaataaattattttttaataatattacttattagcaatactatacatatttattgatacatactatttccaatagtttttaaaacgcCGGGCGGAAA
This genomic window from Metopolophium dirhodum isolate CAU chromosome 1, ASM1992520v1, whole genome shotgun sequence contains:
- the LOC132936854 gene encoding uncharacterized protein LOC132936854; amino-acid sequence: MDEDCGSINISPMKRNPRGKFVGSRQKLMIVNLYKTKMAKQDNADGPKLKAKEIIKQISEESGIGQRTVSVTLSEYRNKGSVSSPNKTKIRPTVTEKVDDFDQNAIRKKVHEFWHRREIPTLKKILTTVNEDTTLPNFSETTLRRLLKHLNFEYVRKSRNSALIERIDIVCWRRRYLESIKEYRQLGRPIYYLDETWVNAGETTSKTWVDKTVKSPRDAFLRGLTTGQKEPSGKGKRLIVVHIGSSDGFVVGGLLCFESKKNTDDYHDEMNGDTFYDWFANILPLLRENAVIVMDNASYHSVKKHTFPVRSWKKQDIIDWLTDKGEVIDKPMVKEQLLDRAQILKSQYNEYVIDELAKSANKTVLRLPPYHCELNPIELAWASVKNYVRMNNRTYKINDVKKLLEEGVERVTPDMWKNFVGHIIKVEDKFWEVDFISNELLDAEVTPHVLTITGDTSDSYSDSD